Sequence from the Segatella copri genome:
AAGGTTCTGGAAAGATATTTTATTGCCAAGATGATAGAGAGCGAAGAATATACCCAGATAGCCTCCTGGTGGGACAGAAAGGGAGAGAATGAAATCGATATTATCGCTGCCGATGAACTGGAGCAGAAAGTTATTTGGCTCTTCGCAAATTTTGGTGCACATAATGCCCAACTGCAGAATTCTTTAAGAAAGTTTTACATAAAATGTTAGCGATTGTCCGACAAAAAATGTAAGTTTATTAGTGTTCAAAAAATAAGACTTACAATGGAGACAATCGCTAACATTTGCAAAGGTACAGAAAATTTAGGAAACAACCAAACGGATTTAAAATTAAATGCTTTTGAAGTGGGAGAAAACCTCGTTGCTTTCCTCATCCCCCACTTTGCTAATTTCGTTATAATCAACTATACCATCACAGAGGATGAAGTGGCACTGACGCTAAAAAGCAAGTCTACTTGCGCTTGCTGTGATCGTTGCCATATCGAGACACATCATACCCGTGGCTGGCAAAAAAGGAAAGTAACCATGCCTCCGCTCGGTGGAAAACGTTTTACACTGATTTTGTATATGCGTAAATTTCACTGTAAGGCCGATGGTCATTTCTTTACAGAGCAACAGCCCGATTGGCTCAACAAGTATGCTAGATTTTCCATTGACTGTACAAGACTAATGAACCAAGTGCACTTACAGATGTCATCAGTCTCAGCTTCCAGAATATTGTCGGATATGGGAATACATTGCTGCCCCAACACATGTATCAATCATCTCAAGAATATAAAACTAGCTTCAGATAGGACGGCAACCAACATTGGTATAGACGATTTTGCTAAAAGGAAAGGCTATTCGTATGGTAGTGCCATCGTCAATCATGACACTGGTCAAGTGTTGGAATTGATTGATTCTAGAGACTCCGAAAAGGTCGCTGAAGTCCTGAGCCTCTATCATCATGTGTCCACCATCACTCGCGATAGGGGCAAGTGTTACATCAAGGCTATAAAGAAGGCTCTTCCTGCAGCAACTGTTGTCGCAGACAAATTCCATATTATGGAAAATTTGACGAAAGCACTTTTCCCACAAGTCCAAAGCCGCTTCTTGCATGAAAGAAAACGTTTGTTGGACAAAAGTGAAATTGGTCCCAAACCTCCAGTCTTAGATCAATCCTGGGTGCTACAAGGTATTTATGCATCTTTGGACTCAATGAGTAAAGACGTGGAAAAAGCTAAAACATTGGCTAAGCGGAAGTTGTGTCTTCAAATGCATGTAAATCAAGAGCTCTCTATAAAGGATATCCATGACAAAACAGGCTATAGCAGTTGCGAGATTAAGAAACTGCTAGATGCAACTTATGAGAGTTTTCTCAACCCTAGCCAACTATGGGTATATAAAAATGTGAAGTACATATCAGATAGAATCTTAGAGAAAAAGACTTTGGAATACTCAGGTGTGGTCAAGGGCGTTCATGGTTCGGGGAAAAAGTATGCAATGAAAATGTTGCTGTCCATTCTGAGGGAGAAATGGAAAAATGAATATGGGGAGTACAAAGAAAGAATGAGGAAATTTCTATCAAAAGAAAGCATACGAATGGAAGAGCATGATCTTTGGAACGCAATTGTACACTTTAATTCAAGACCAAAGACGGAATCTGTCAAGATTTTCATGCAACAAAAAAACATGTATGATTTGAAAT
This genomic interval carries:
- a CDS encoding ISL3 family transposase; this translates as METIANICKGTENLGNNQTDLKLNAFEVGENLVAFLIPHFANFVIINYTITEDEVALTLKSKSTCACCDRCHIETHHTRGWQKRKVTMPPLGGKRFTLILYMRKFHCKADGHFFTEQQPDWLNKYARFSIDCTRLMNQVHLQMSSVSASRILSDMGIHCCPNTCINHLKNIKLASDRTATNIGIDDFAKRKGYSYGSAIVNHDTGQVLELIDSRDSEKVAEVLSLYHHVSTITRDRGKCYIKAIKKALPAATVVADKFHIMENLTKALFPQVQSRFLHERKRLLDKSEIGPKPPVLDQSWVLQGIYASLDSMSKDVEKAKTLAKRKLCLQMHVNQELSIKDIHDKTGYSSCEIKKLLDATYESFLNPSQLWVYKNVKYISDRILEKKTLEYSGVVKGVHGSGKKYAMKMLLSILREKWKNEYGEYKERMRKFLSKESIRMEEHDLWNAIVHFNSRPKTESVKIFMQQKNMYDLKYFVSTFQGILSGENKMGLYKWINMAIGCGVDGIEKFAMGLLDDYQAIKNSITSKWNNGILEGTVCKIKTVKRIMAGRASITLLEKKVALKL